In a single window of the Bactrocera dorsalis isolate Fly_Bdor chromosome 2, ASM2337382v1, whole genome shotgun sequence genome:
- the LOC125776495 gene encoding uncharacterized protein LOC125776495 — protein sequence MKMASYQSARTHIGWFTKLSLTLIMVVVLRTNGTQALKSFGPSINCGPNSVYPESCKHGSFTINFNPEFCLPRTLCRKGVGEVCHEYSDSSDCKPGLYCNCYHRCSENPEICPFFGNGILDLNTKN from the exons atgaaaatggcGTCTTATCAAAGTGCACGAACACATATCGGTTGGTTCACCAAGCTAAGCTTAACATTAATTATGGTGGTGGTTTTGCGAACAAATGGAACACAAGCACT AAAATCATTTGGTCCATCCATTAATTGCGGCCCAAACAGCGTGTATCCAGAAAGTTGCAAACATG GCAGCTTCACTATAAACTTTAACCCTGAGTTCTGTCTTCCACGTACGTTATGTCGGAAGGGCGTGGGTGAAGTTTGCCACGAATATAGCGACAGCAGCGATTGTAAGCCGGGCTTGTACTGCAACTGTTACCACCGCTGCAgtgaaaatcccgaaatttgtcCATTTTTCGGTAACGGTATATTGGATTTAAATACTAAGAACTAG
- the LOC125776496 gene encoding uncharacterized protein LOC125776496, with protein sequence MYSKNNMQSYVHWITKLTWLLVVILISLQRSTQGIPSFSSNDCEPGNSVDPRECEHGAFNLNMNRTDCEPRLVCYRNIGEPCHELGASSNCLPPLVCNCFKCREVLSDLCHKKMPPILNMSKRTKPVYSESSY encoded by the exons ATGTATTCAAAGAACAACATGCAGTCATATGTGCACTGGATAACTAAGTTAACTTGGCTGCTGGTAGTCATCTTGATTTCTTTGCAACGTTCCACACAAGGAAT cCCTTCTTTTTCATCCAATGATTGTGAGCCCGGAAATTCAGTGGATCCCAGAGAGTGTGAGCATG GTGCTTTCAACTTGAATATGAATCGTACAGATTGCGAACCTCGCTTGGTTTGTTACAGAAATATAGGTGAGCCTTGCCATGAGCTTGGCGCTAGCAGCAATTGCTTACCACCACTGGTTTGTAATTGCTTTAAGTGTAGGGAAGTGCTGAGTGACTTATGCCACAAAAAAATGCCGCCGATATTGAATATGTCAAAGCGTACGAAACCAGTTTACTCGGAGTCTAGCTATTAA